AAATTAGTATGGATGTATTAGTCAAACGGTTCAAGGATTATGTTAGCTTCGACAGCCAGTCAAGCGAGGAAAATGACCAGGTCTGCCCCAGCACGCCGGGACAGATGGTACTGGCCAAGCATCTGGCTGAGGAGCTCAAGGCTCTAGGTCTTGAGGAGGTCACCCTTGACAACCATGGCTATATCATGGCTACTCTGCCGGCCAGTGGCTGTGAGGGCGCTCCCGTGGTGGGCTTTATCGCTCATATGGATACCAGCCCTGATGCCTCCGGGGCAGATATCAAGCCCCAGGTGGTGGAAAATTACGATGGGGGAGATATTGTCCTCAATAAAGAACAGGATATCAGGCTTTCACCCAAGGATTTCCCCAGCTTGCTGAAATACAAGGGACAGCCCATCATGACTACTGATGGCACCACCCTGTTGGGGGCTGATGACAAGGCGGGAGTGACGGCCATTGTCAGTGCCGTTGAGTACCTGCTGCAGCACCCGGAAATCAAGCACGGCAAGATTCGCCTGGGCTTTACCCCCGATGAGGAGACGGGCCGCAGTGCTGACCGTTTTGACGTCAAGGCCTTTGGGGCAGACTTTGCTTACACTGTTGATGGTGATGAGCTGGGCAGCCTGGAGTATGAGAATTTCAATGCCGCCAACGCTGCTATCACCTTCAAGGGCCGCAGCGTCCACACGGGAGATGCCAAGGGGAAGATGATCAATGCCAATACCGTGGCCTGCGAATGGCAGCAGATGCTGCCTGCCGGAGAACGTCCCGAATATACCGAGGGCTATGAGGGATTCTATCATGTCCACAAGGTCAGTGGCGATGTGGAGAAGGTCACCATGATGATGCTGATCCGCGACCATGACAAGGCGAAGTTTGCCCGTCGCAAATCATATCTTGAGGAACTGGCCGCCCTGCTGAATAAGAAATATGGCGAGGGCACGGTGACGGTGGACTGCAAGGATATGTACCTCAACATGCGTGAGAAGATGGAAGAAGCCATGTATGTGGTGGAATTGGCGGAAAAAGCTATGGAGAGCGCAGGGGTGAAGCCGGTGGTGAAGCCCATACGCGGCGGCACGGATGGCGCAAGGCTTTCCTTTATGGGCCTGCCCTGCCCGAACCTCTTCACTGGCGGCACCAACTTCCACGGCAGGTTTGAATACCTGCCCCTGCTGTCCCTGCAGAAGGCAGCAGAAACTGTGCTGGCCATCATGACGGAGGCTGGCAAGCTAAGGAAACACTGATTAATTCAGCCGCCCATCTTGACGCATCTTGTTTGTCGTCCCTGCGTTGACAAATCCTCGACATAGCACCGCTATGCCTCCGGTTTGTCGCCTTGGGAAGAACAAACAATCTACGCCAATCTGAACGACTTCATTTAATCAGTGTTTCCCTAAAGAAAGATTGACAAGGAGTAATGTATGGCAACATTGGAAATAAGAAAAGCCGGAGATCCGGTACTGAAGCAGCACTGCGAACCCGTGGAGAAGATTGACAAGAATCTGAAGCAGATCCTTGATGCCATGGCAGATGCCATGTACCAGAATGACGGGGTGGGGCTGGCAGCGCCTCAGATAGGGCTGCCTCTCAGAATGGTAGTCATTGACTGCCAGGATGACCACGGCCTCATTGAGCTGATCAATCCTGTCATCACCTACCAGGAAGGCTCCATGACCGGTTCGGAGGGCTGCCTTTCCGTGCCTGGCATCTACGGCGAAGTGGAGCGCTATGCCAAGGTGAAGGTGGAGTTTTTGAACCGCCGGGGCAAGAAGCAGCATATCACTGCTACGGGACTTTTGGCGCGCTGCATCCAGCATGAGCTGGACCATCTGGAAGGACAGCTCTTTATCGATATTGCCACCAGTATTCGCAAAGGGGAATGACAATGGAGAAACTCCGGGTAGTTTTTATGGGCACGCCGGAATTTGCCGTGCCCTGCCTTGCAGCTCTCCAGGCAGATGAGCACTGCGAGGTCATCGGTGTTTACACTCAGCCGGACAAGCCCAGAGGCAGGGGGCAGAAGCTCCTGCCTTCACCAGTCAAGGCCTGGGCAGAGGAACATGGCCTGCCTGTCTATCAGCCTGTCAAGATCAAGACAGCAGAAGCGACCGCAGAGCTTAAAGGCTTGAGCCCCGACCTGGTGGTGGTGGTGGCCTTTGGCCAGATTCTTTCCCAGGAAATACTGGATATTCCCCCGCATGGCTGCATCAATGTCCACGGCTCCCTGCTGCCCCGCTATCGTGGCGCCGCTCCCATGCAGTGGTGTGTCATCAACGGCGAGGAGAAGACTGGCATCACCACCATGATGATGGATGCCGGTCTTGATACCGGGGACATGCTGCTGAAGGAAGAGCTTCCCATAGGTCCGGACATGACGTTGGAAGAAGTTCATGACAGACTGATGGAGATGGGGGCACAGGTCCTCATGAAGACCATCGGGGAACTGCGTGCCGGCACGCTGAAGCGGGTGCCCCAGGAGGGTGAGTCCAATTATGCTCCCATGCTGACCAAGGAAACGGGGCATATCGACTGGCAGAAAAGCGCCCAGTCAATCCACAATCTGGTGCGGGGACTGAACTCCTGGCCCGGGGCCTATACCGGCCATGAGGGGCAGAAGTTCAAGATCTGGCGCACTGTACTGACAGGGGAGGATGCTCCCGCTGGCACAGCTGCAGGCGCAATTCTCGCAGCAGACAGTAGCCAGGGACTGAAGGTTGCTGCAGGTGACGGGCAGGTGCTGGCCATCACCGAGCTGCAGGCTCCCGGCAAGAAGAAAATGCAGGCGCAGGATTACCTGCGCGGCAACAGCCTGGCAGCAGGAAGCTGCTTCGCCTGAGGTCAGAAAGATTCTTCGGAGGAATTATGGCAAATCAGATCCTTGAAGAAAACAAAACAGCCCCCTTCCTGCAGACCAGGGCCAAGAAGCGACTTTTTGTAGGCTTTCTGCTATTGGCCATACTCTTTTGCACAGGTTTGCTGGCTCTTTGCTGGTACATAGCCTCGCCGGGGCTGTCCCAGATTTGGGAACCTTTGCCTGCTTTGGTGGGAGGTCTTTTTGCCCTGGTCATGCTGCTGGGGCTCTGGGGGGTAGCTACCATTGTCTTTGCGGTGCTGGGGCTTCCTTATCTGCCTCTTTTCAAAAGGCAGACTTATAGCCTGATCAACCTGCTCTTTCCCCTGGCTGTGCGGATTGGCAGCTTGTTCGGCATCAGCAAGAGGCAGCTGGAGGGGTCCTTCATCACCGTCAGCAACCTCATGTTTGACCGCATGAATATCAAGGTCCCTGCAGAGCGTTTGCTGGTGATAACCCCGCATTGCCTGCAGCTTGCTACCTGCCCTCACAAGATAACCCGCGACCCCCATAATTGCAAACGCTGCGGCGGCTGCGATATTGGCTCTCTGGTGACTCTTTCCGAGGAAATGGGGTTCCATTTCTTTGTGGCTACGGGAGGGACCCTGGCCCGTCAGGTGGTGAAGGAAAAACGTCCCAAGGCGGTGCTGGCCATTGCCTGCGAGCGCGACCTCATGAGCGGCATACAGGATGTCTATCCCCTGCCGGCAGTAGGGGTGCTTAATATCCGTCCCAACGGGCCCTGCTATAATACCCATGTGGATATTGAAGAAGTGCGGCGGGAACTGGAGAAGCTGATAGAAAAATAAATACAGGCATAAAACTTCGTGCGAAACGGTGTTTCGCATCCCTAAAGGGACTAACTTCGTGTCGCTACGCCCTTACACGAAATCTAAGTTCATAGTAAAATAATCGGACAGGAGCGAGCTTCCTGTCCGATTATTTTTGCTTGTCATTTGCCCATGTAGCTGAAGTAAATGTCTCGCATCTCATCTCTGGTCTTGCTGGCGGGCCAAAGCTCGCCCAAAGCCCCCTTGCGCATGCCGGAGGCAAGATGGTCGTAGAGATCGGGGATATCCGGCTCCAATCGCTGTATGAGCTCCTTTACCTCCTGCCGGATGGTGTGGCCATCGTGGGGGCAGGGGGAGGGGACGGGGGTGAAGCCATGATACTGTATGGCTTCCTTTATTTCTTCTTCCCTGAAGTACACCAGTGGACGTATGACGGTGAGCTCTGTGCGGTCCAGGTATGTGCAGGGGGTGAAAGTGTGGAGCTGGCCTGAGTAGAGCAGACTCATGAGGAAGGTTTCCACCGCGTCATCATGGTGATGGGCGTAGGCAATCTTGTTCAGCCCGTGTTCCACGGCATAGCGGTTCATGGCCCCACGGCGGAAGAAGGCGCAGGTGAAGCAGGGCTGCTTGTCGGCCTGGGCCTTGATGGCTCCTGCAATATCCACGTCTACTGTATCGTAAGGAATCTCCAGGCTTTCGCAATAAGCCCTGATGCGTTCCGTATCAAAGTACGAGGTGAACATAGGGTTGATGGTCAGGGCTGAGAGGCTGAAATTCTTTTTCAATCTCTGCCGCATGATGGCCAGGGCATAGACCAGAAAGATGCTGTCCTTGCCGCCGGAAACTCCTATGAGGATTTTGTCGCCTTCCTGGATCATGTCAAATTCTACAATGGCCCGCATAAGCTTGCTGAAATACAATTGGGGCAGGTTGATTTTCATTTTGGCTGTACCTTTCTACACTTTTAATTAGAGGGCTGCCGGGTCCTGGGCCAGAATGGGGGCCAGCTTCTCTTCATCGGGAGTGATGTAGAGCGTGCTTTGCTCCGTGAAGATGACAAAGCCGGGCTTGGCGCCGGAAGGCTTCTTCACCCGTCGCACTTCCACGTAGTCCACAGGCACGGTGGAGGAGCCTCTGGCCTTGCTGAAATGCACCGCCAGGCCTGCGGCCAGGAGCAGGTTTTCCTCCGAGGGCTCCTCGCCGCCGCAGCGCAGTATGACATGGGAACCGGGGATATCTTTGGTATGGAGCCAAAGGTCATTGTGGTTGGCTGTCTTGAAGGTCAGCTTGTCATTCTGGTAGTTGTTCTTGCCCACCAGGATGATGGTGCCGTCGGGCGCCGTGAAGCGGAAGGGCTGGGCGGGCTTGTCGTTGTTTTTCTTCTTCAGCTTTTCACGAAGATAGCCGCCAGACACCAGCTCGTTGTGAATCTCGCTGATTTCAGCGAGACTGGAGGAGGCCAGCAGGGAGGCTTCGATGCTTTCAAGATATTCGATATTCATCTCACAGTCCTGCCGCTGTCCCAGAAGCATTTCCTTGCCGCGCTTCAGTTTGTCGTATTTCTTGTAGCAGGCCTGCATATTTTCCACCAAGGTAAAACGCTGGTCCAAGGGAATGGTGATAGTTTCGCCTGTTTCGCTGTAGATGTCATTGACCGTGATCTCTGCATCTACCCTGTCCTGGAACTGGTACTGGTAGGTCTGCAGATTGTCGCCGCGCCTTCTGTAGAGTTCGGCATTCTCAGCTTCCTCGATTTCTGCATCCAGCTTCACCAGCTTGTTCTCCGCCTTGTGGAGCTCGTTTTTCACCAGCTTCTGGAATCTGTCCTTATCCGGCAGCACATAACTGCCATAAAGCAGGTCGGCTTTTTCTAATAGTTCGCTGAGGGTGTCAA
This genomic interval from Selenomonas sp. AB3002 contains the following:
- a CDS encoding DUF116 domain-containing protein, giving the protein MANQILEENKTAPFLQTRAKKRLFVGFLLLAILFCTGLLALCWYIASPGLSQIWEPLPALVGGLFALVMLLGLWGVATIVFAVLGLPYLPLFKRQTYSLINLLFPLAVRIGSLFGISKRQLEGSFITVSNLMFDRMNIKVPAERLLVITPHCLQLATCPHKITRDPHNCKRCGGCDIGSLVTLSEEMGFHFFVATGGTLARQVVKEKRPKAVLAIACERDLMSGIQDVYPLPAVGVLNIRPNGPCYNTHVDIEEVRRELEKLIEK
- the fmt gene encoding methionyl-tRNA formyltransferase, whose product is MEKLRVVFMGTPEFAVPCLAALQADEHCEVIGVYTQPDKPRGRGQKLLPSPVKAWAEEHGLPVYQPVKIKTAEATAELKGLSPDLVVVVAFGQILSQEILDIPPHGCINVHGSLLPRYRGAAPMQWCVINGEEKTGITTMMMDAGLDTGDMLLKEELPIGPDMTLEEVHDRLMEMGAQVLMKTIGELRAGTLKRVPQEGESNYAPMLTKETGHIDWQKSAQSIHNLVRGLNSWPGAYTGHEGQKFKIWRTVLTGEDAPAGTAAGAILAADSSQGLKVAAGDGQVLAITELQAPGKKKMQAQDYLRGNSLAAGSCFA
- the pepT gene encoding peptidase T, which encodes MEISMDVLVKRFKDYVSFDSQSSEENDQVCPSTPGQMVLAKHLAEELKALGLEEVTLDNHGYIMATLPASGCEGAPVVGFIAHMDTSPDASGADIKPQVVENYDGGDIVLNKEQDIRLSPKDFPSLLKYKGQPIMTTDGTTLLGADDKAGVTAIVSAVEYLLQHPEIKHGKIRLGFTPDEETGRSADRFDVKAFGADFAYTVDGDELGSLEYENFNAANAAITFKGRSVHTGDAKGKMINANTVACEWQQMLPAGERPEYTEGYEGFYHVHKVSGDVEKVTMMMLIRDHDKAKFARRKSYLEELAALLNKKYGEGTVTVDCKDMYLNMREKMEEAMYVVELAEKAMESAGVKPVVKPIRGGTDGARLSFMGLPCPNLFTGGTNFHGRFEYLPLLSLQKAAETVLAIMTEAGKLRKH
- a CDS encoding NFACT family protein, with product MSLDGFSMRPLASELDTMLAGGRIDKITQPNKQSITLSIRQPGQNHLLHISIAPQNPSAHILEKPLENPPEPPVFCMLLRKHLETGRIVSIRQHGLDRLFLIDIDFLAGGGRIVTKTLVLELMGKYSNIILIQDGIIIDALRKIGNNSSRVRTVLPGDAYELPPGQDKLDPFALPLEEIMAAVKSQPADSRLDKALLAVCMGFGPVSAKEVCFSAGLAPSIRLSALEEVDYQAVGQGIAELLELARAEKHHAAILMDENKKILAMAAFPLHYLPEAKAVSFDTLSELLEKADLLYGSYVLPDKDRFQKLVKNELHKAENKLVKLDAEIEEAENAELYRRRGDNLQTYQYQFQDRVDAEITVNDIYSETGETITIPLDQRFTLVENMQACYKKYDKLKRGKEMLLGQRQDCEMNIEYLESIEASLLASSSLAEISEIHNELVSGGYLREKLKKKNNDKPAQPFRFTAPDGTIILVGKNNYQNDKLTFKTANHNDLWLHTKDIPGSHVILRCGGEEPSEENLLLAAGLAVHFSKARGSSTVPVDYVEVRRVKKPSGAKPGFVIFTEQSTLYITPDEEKLAPILAQDPAAL
- a CDS encoding tRNA 2-thiocytidine biosynthesis TtcA family protein; its protein translation is MKINLPQLYFSKLMRAIVEFDMIQEGDKILIGVSGGKDSIFLVYALAIMRQRLKKNFSLSALTINPMFTSYFDTERIRAYCESLEIPYDTVDVDIAGAIKAQADKQPCFTCAFFRRGAMNRYAVEHGLNKIAYAHHHDDAVETFLMSLLYSGQLHTFTPCTYLDRTELTVIRPLVYFREEEIKEAIQYHGFTPVPSPCPHDGHTIRQEVKELIQRLEPDIPDLYDHLASGMRKGALGELWPASKTRDEMRDIYFSYMGK
- the def gene encoding peptide deformylase is translated as MATLEIRKAGDPVLKQHCEPVEKIDKNLKQILDAMADAMYQNDGVGLAAPQIGLPLRMVVIDCQDDHGLIELINPVITYQEGSMTGSEGCLSVPGIYGEVERYAKVKVEFLNRRGKKQHITATGLLARCIQHELDHLEGQLFIDIATSIRKGE